From the Rhinatrema bivittatum chromosome 3, aRhiBiv1.1, whole genome shotgun sequence genome, one window contains:
- the LOC115088581 gene encoding olfactory receptor 1C1-like produces the protein MEQGNWTAVTEFLLLSLSDNAEIRSFLFVMFLVMYLMNLLGNGIMISLIGGNPQLHTPMYFFLGNLSFMDMCFTSVTVPKMLTNLLSGKKTISFRGCLSQLYFFIVFLGAECMILSIMAYDRFIAICDPLHYTTIMNRGACLGMAAVSWIVSSLNALLHSLLISHLTFCHSNMIHHFFCDLTPLLKLPCTDTSVNELVIFAEGSLLVMVPFLIILISYTRIIATILKLQSTGGRCKAFSTCSSHLIVVALFYGTLMFMYLRPPSSYSLEKDRIASVVYNVLSPMLNPFIYSLRNKDVKRALSRSMGRKAPVFSW, from the coding sequence ATGGAACAGGGGAACTGGACAGCGGTGACAGAATTTCTTCTCCTGAGCCTCTCAGATAATGCTGAAATAAGAAGTTTTCTCTTTGTGATGTTCCTGGTGATGTACTTGATGAACTTGTTGGGCAACGGGATCATGATCTCATTAATTGGTGGCAACCCCCAGCTCCACActcccatgtactttttccttgGTAACTTGTCCTTTATGGATATGTGTTTCACTTCAGTCACAGTCCCAAAAATGCTGACCAACCTCTTGTCTGGCAAGAAGACCATTTCTTTCAGAGGCTGCCTCTCCCAGCTCTATTTCTTCATTGTATTTCTGGGCGCAGAATGCATGATTCTCTCCATCATGGCATACGACCGTTTCATAGCCATTTGTGATCCGCTGCATTATACCACCATAATGAACAGGGGGGCGTGTCTTGGGATGGCAGCTGTTTCTTGGATCGTCAGTTCTCTGAACGCCTTATTACACTCACTGTTGATATCCCATCTCACCTTCTGTCACTCCAACATGATCCACCACTTCTTTTGTGATCTCACACCGCTGCTGAAACTCCCCTGCACGGACACCTCCGTCAATGAGCTGGTGATATTTGCAGAGGGCTCGCTGCTGGTTATGGTGCCTTTCCTGATTATTCTGATCTCCTACACCCGCATCATTGCTACCATCCTAAAACTCCAGTCCACAGGCGGCAGGTGCAAAGCATTCTCCACGTGCTCTTCTCACCTCATCGTGGTGGCACTCTTCTACGGGACACTTATGTTCATGTACTTGAGGCCTCCCTCCAGCTATTCCTTGGAAAAAGACAGGATTGCCAGTGTTGTGTATAATGTCCTGTCACCCATGCTTAACCCATTCATCTACAGTCTGAGGAATAAGGATGTGAAGAGAGCATTGAGCAGATCCATGGGGAGGAAAGCACCTGTTTTCAGCTGGTAA